The genomic DNA TGCCGCGCACCTGGCTCCAAGCATAAAATAGGGCTTCGCCCTCAGGGTCGCGACTCTGCAATCCGTTCAAGCGCACCTTCGCGCCGGCCTTGACCGTTTTGGCGGCGCCGGCATCGGCAATCGGGGGTTCGTTTGCCTCGGGGTTGACCTCCACGCGTACGTCGAGCGTCGCTTGTTTGCCGCGATTGGTGACGGTGAGCGAGGTCTTGCCGTTGCCGACAATCTGCAGCAGGCCGTCCGGCAAGACTTTAAGAATATGGTCGTCGCCGGAGCTGTACTTCGTGCCGGTACTGGGCGATGAGAGGGGGCGCATCACCCCGTCGGCGAATTCGCCCACGACGGGGAGTTCGAAGATCTTGCCGAGGGAGTCGACGTGCCCGTAGGCGGAGGATTGTCCGGTACGACCAAGCTGCAGCGGTTTCTCTGTCTCAAAGTCGATGGACAGCAGGTCAACTGCAGGCTGGACGGTGACAAAGACTTCGTCAAACACGGTCTTGCGGCCAAGCCGGCCTTGTGAAATATCGGCGATGGCCAGGAGTCGCATGCGGCCGATGGCGTCTGGCGGGACAGGCAAGGCGCCACCATAAGGGGGTACGCGGTCGACGGTGGAGGTCAACGCGGGCAGGGCCACGACAGGCGCCCCGGTGATGCTGTCTTTCTGCCAATACTTCTCTGTGGCCATGCTTCCTTGGGAGGCCTTCCCTGCCCGGTCTTCTCCCTGTTCTACCAGGGCCTCGGTCTGCTCCGGATACCAGTAATAGCGGACTTCGACGAGGCCTGCCTCCCTCCCTGCTTCAACCTCGACAGGAACTGCCTGGCCGGAGGTCAAGACTGCACCGTCCGCCGGAGCGACAATCTTAAATGCCAATGCCGGCCCCACGGGCACGCATAGCAAAAGAGTGAGCGCAAGTAGGCACGCTCCGGTGTTCCGCCTGTTCACTGAGCCTCGGGATGGTGTTTGTCGCATGCTCACCTCGTGAGGTGGTAGGGCACGTCGGTTAGGATGACGCGATCCTTAAACAGGAGGGCGCCCTTCAGCATGAAGGCTCGTTGATTGTGCAGAATATTTTGCCACCAACGAGCGGGGAGAATTTCCGGGATCACCACCGTGACCCAACATTCCTGATCTTTCTGCAGCACCTGTTCGAGATAGTCGAGTAAGGAGCTCAGTACCGACCGGTAAGGAGAGGGCAGCACCGTGAGCGGGACGCCGCACCCCCACTGAGCCCACTGAATCTCCACCCGAGCGGTCTCCTCCGGATCGACATCGACGAGAACCGCACGAATGTCTCCGGAGCGGCTTCGCGCATAGTCTACGGCGCGAATGACGGCCCGGTTGACCCCGCCGATCGGGAGCACGACAATGTTGCGCCGGGGCATGGGTGGGCGGTGTCCCCGGGACAGGGCGACTTGTTCCGAGACGGCCTTGTAGTGGGAGCGGATCGCGCGAAAAAACGTAATGAGCAGCGGGATGAGTACGATGACGATCCACGCGCCATGGGCGAACTTGGTGCTGGCGATAATCAACGT from Nitrospira sp. ND1 includes the following:
- a CDS encoding PKD domain-containing protein, with translation MTSGQAVPVEVEAGREAGLVEVRYYWYPEQTEALVEQGEDRAGKASQGSMATEKYWQKDSITGAPVVALPALTSTVDRVPPYGGALPVPPDAIGRMRLLAIADISQGRLGRKTVFDEVFVTVQPAVDLLSIDFETEKPLQLGRTGQSSAYGHVDSLGKIFELPVVGEFADGVMRPLSSPSTGTKYSSGDDHILKVLPDGLLQIVGNGKTSLTVTNRGKQATLDVRVEVNPEANEPPIADAGAAKTVKAGAKVRLNGLQSRDPEGEALFYAWSQVRGSKVAMLDVNMAEPSFTAPYVSETRTFRFKLRVTDKKGADSVPAYVDVTVEP